ATATATTTTCAGAAGAAAAGATGATTTTGAGATATATGTAGGCTCTTCAAATATCTCGTACTCTGCCCTAATCAGTGGAGTAGAGTGGAACTATAAACTTTGTAAGTGGACAAAGTGATGAAGTGAAGGAGATACTAGATGAGTTTACAGAGCTATATGAGAGAAACAGCTTTGAGCTAACTCTTCAGTGGTTAAGGGAGTATGAGAAGAGGTATAAAAAGAGCGAGTATGGGGAGATTTTTGACAATCAGGAGAAGAGAAGTGATGAGGTAATAGAGCCTATAAAGTTTCAAATTCCAGCCCTCTATGAGCTTTCAAAGACTAGGGAAGAGGGATATAAAAAGGCTATGATTGTAGTGGGAACAGGATTAGGGAAAACCTATCTAGCTGTTTTTGACTCTATGAATTTTAAAAGAGTTCTATTTATAGCCCATAGAGATGAGATTTTAAGAGGTGCTAGAAACTCCTTTGAGTCTGTATATAGAGATAGTAGGAGCTATGGTTATTTCAATGCTTTAGAAAAAGAGGGTAAAAAGGATATTGTCTTTGCTAATATCTCCACCCTCTCTAAAAGGAATACCTAAGAGATGAGTGGTTTGCAAAGGATAGCTTTGACTATATCATAGTAGATGAGTTTCATCACAGTAGCTCAAAAAGTTATCTAAAGGTTTTAAACTATTTTCAGCCACAGTTTTTGTTAGGACTTACAGCTACCCCAGATAGAGCAGACAATGGAGATATATATAAACTATGTGATTACAACATAGCTTATGAGTGTGATTTTAGAGTTGAGATAAACAATGGTTGGTTAGTCCCCTTTGAGTATTATGGAATATATGATGATACAGATTACTCTCTCATTCCTTGGAGAAGTGGAAAATATGATTTGGAAGCTTTGGAAAATGCCCTTGTAATAGAGAAAAGAGTGGATTTAGTCTTTAAAAAATATATGGAGCATAGGAAAAAATCCACTGTTGGTTTTTGTGCAAGTGTAAAACATTGTGAAGTGATGAATCAATACTTTAGAAAACAGGGAGTAAAAAGTGAGATAATCATAGGAGAAACTCCAATTTCTAAAAGACAGGAGATTATAGGAAAATTCAAAGAGAGGGAAGTAGAGGTAATCTTCACTGTGGATATATTCAATGAGGGGGTAGATATCCCTTGTATAGATACCTTACTCTTTTTACGTCCTACCCTATCCTACACAATATTTATCCAACAGCTAGGGAGAGGTCTTAGAACATTTGAGGGAAAAGATAGTGTGAGAGTTCTTGACTTTGTGGGAAACTATAAGGGGGCAGAGCTAAGACCACTATTTCTCACAGGAAACTATAAAAAGGGTAAGGGGGTAATAAATACCACTGATAAGGAGTTTTTACTTCCAGAGGGGTGCAGTGTCGAGTTTAATTTCAAGCTGATAGAGTACTTTGAAAAGTTTAAGAGAAAGAGTATAAGACAGGAGGAGCTTGTAAAATTAGACTATAAGAATTTGATGGAAACTTTAGAAAGAGTTCCTACTCTTATGGATACCTACACCTTTGGAGAGATACCTGTACATATGTATATAAAAACTTTTAAGTGCTTTCCACAGTATAGAGATAGAGTTGTAGAGATTTTCCAGACTTCTGATGTGAGAGCTGGGAGAGAAGATGAGAAGTGGTTTAATATTTTTTTTGAAAAATAGAGTTCTTTAATAAATGAACTACCAACAAAGAAATAGAGATTTACAAGTAAATATGGTATAATATAATAAAAATATAAGAAAAGAGGTGTAGCTATGTTGAAAGGAATTCCAATAGGAAGAGAGGATTTTAAAGATATAATAGAGAATAATTACTATTACATAGATAAGACAAAATTTATAGAGGATTTACTTTTAGATGGAACACATGTAAAACTTTTTTGTCGTCCTAGAAGATTTGGAAAAACTCTCAATATGAATACCCTCAAATATTTCTTTGATATAAAAAATGGAGAGGAAAATAGGAAGCTATTTAATGGGCTATATATAGAAAACTCTCCAATGATAAAGGAGCAGGGAAAATATCCTGTAATATTTTTAACTTTAAAAGAGCTTAAGGGGAGTAATTTAGAAACCATCTATCTTCAAATTAGGACTTTAATTTCTGATTTATTCAATGAGTTCAAGTATATAAGAGAGAGCTTAGATGAGAGAGATCTTGAGATATTTGATAATATTTGGAAGAGAAAAGATGAAGATTATAGCAACTCTTTAAAATTTTTAATAAGATGTCTGTCTGAGTATTACAATCAAAAGGTTATTTTACTAATAGATGAGTATGATGCTCCCTTTATTACAGCATATGAATTTGGATATTATGAGGAGATTTTACAATTTTTTAAAGTTTTTTATGGTGGAGCTTTAAAATCTAATACCAACTTGCAAATGGGAGTACTCACAGGGATAATAAGAGTAGCTCAAGCTGGGATTTTCTCTGATTTAAATAATTTTATAAGTTATACAATATTAGATAGTGATTATAGTCAAAGCTTTGGAATGGTAGAGCAAGAGGTAGAAGAGATACTAAATTATTATCAAGTAGGATATGAGATGCCAGAAGTAAAGAGATGGTATGATGGATATACCTTTGGAAAAAGTGAGATATATAATCCTTGGAGTATATTAAATTTTGTAAAAAATAAAGAGTTAAAATCATATTGGATAAATACAAGCTCAAATTTTATGATAAAAGAGTTGTTACAACATACAGGAGCAGAGGGATTAGAAACTCTTGAAAAAATATTTAACCAAGAGAATGTAGCAGTAAGAATAACAGATAATGTAAGATTTGGAAATAATCTATCAGCAAGTGAAGTATGGGAGCTTATGGTATACTCTGGATACTTGACAATAAAAGGAAAACAGGAAGATGGAAGATATCTAGTTAGAATACCTAATATGGAGATTACTAACTTTTTTAAAGATGAGTTTTTAAGCATAATCTTTGGAGAGTATAGAGTAGTAGATGAGTTAAGAGATGCATTATATGATAAGAATCTAAGACAACTAGATAAATCAATAGAAAAGTTGATTATCTATGTTATGAGTTCATATGATACAAGCAGGAAGTATGAGAACTCTTATCATATGCTACTAGCAGGATTTTTCTATGCACTAGATGGATACTATACTATAAAGTCAAATATGGAAACAGGGTATGGAAGAGCAGATATAATCTTATTTCCAGAGGATAAATCAAAGGCAGGATATATCTTGGAGCTAAAAAGAGCTAAGAGTAACCCAGAAAAAGAGGCAAAAGAAGCTTTAGAGCAGATAGAGGATAAAAAATACCATATAGAATTAGAGAGATATGGAGTAAAAGAGATAATAAAAATAGCTTATATTTTTGATGGAAAAGAGGTAGTAAGTAGCAACTAATTTCCTTTTAATATTTTGCCTAGTCAAGAGGAGGAGTATATTTTGTAACCTCCTCTTATCTTTTCCACTCCTCTGTATATCTCAATAAAAACTCTATAAAATCAGAAGCTCTCTCTTGGGAGCAATCAGAGAGGGAAAAGGGCAAGAGATGGTTTTCACAGCAATATATGGCAGTGAGTATATCTCTAGCCTCTTCAGGAGTATATTTAGTCAAATCTGCATAGTTTCTAACAAGTACAAATATATATCTCCTCT
Above is a window of Fusobacterium mortiferum ATCC 9817 DNA encoding:
- a CDS encoding DEAD/DEAH box helicase family protein, whose product is MKEILDEFTELYERNSFELTLQWLREYEKRYKKSEYGEIFDNQEKRSDEVIEPIKFQIPALYELSKTREEGYKKAMIVVGTGLGKTYLAVFDSMNFKRVLFIAHRDEILRGARNSFESVYRDSRSYGYFNALEKEGKKDIVFANISTLSKRNT
- a CDS encoding DEAD/DEAH box helicase → MLGLTATPDRADNGDIYKLCDYNIAYECDFRVEINNGWLVPFEYYGIYDDTDYSLIPWRSGKYDLEALENALVIEKRVDLVFKKYMEHRKKSTVGFCASVKHCEVMNQYFRKQGVKSEIIIGETPISKRQEIIGKFKEREVEVIFTVDIFNEGVDIPCIDTLLFLRPTLSYTIFIQQLGRGLRTFEGKDSVRVLDFVGNYKGAELRPLFLTGNYKKGKGVINTTDKEFLLPEGCSVEFNFKLIEYFEKFKRKSIRQEELVKLDYKNLMETLERVPTLMDTYTFGEIPVHMYIKTFKCFPQYRDRVVEIFQTSDVRAGREDEKWFNIFFEK
- a CDS encoding AAA family ATPase → MLKGIPIGREDFKDIIENNYYYIDKTKFIEDLLLDGTHVKLFCRPRRFGKTLNMNTLKYFFDIKNGEENRKLFNGLYIENSPMIKEQGKYPVIFLTLKELKGSNLETIYLQIRTLISDLFNEFKYIRESLDERDLEIFDNIWKRKDEDYSNSLKFLIRCLSEYYNQKVILLIDEYDAPFITAYEFGYYEEILQFFKVFYGGALKSNTNLQMGVLTGIIRVAQAGIFSDLNNFISYTILDSDYSQSFGMVEQEVEEILNYYQVGYEMPEVKRWYDGYTFGKSEIYNPWSILNFVKNKELKSYWINTSSNFMIKELLQHTGAEGLETLEKIFNQENVAVRITDNVRFGNNLSASEVWELMVYSGYLTIKGKQEDGRYLVRIPNMEITNFFKDEFLSIIFGEYRVVDELRDALYDKNLRQLDKSIEKLIIYVMSSYDTSRKYENSYHMLLAGFFYALDGYYTIKSNMETGYGRADIILFPEDKSKAGYILELKRAKSNPEKEAKEALEQIEDKKYHIELERYGVKEIIKIAYIFDGKEVVSSN
- a CDS encoding putative HNHc nuclease, which encodes MEKTFLKLDKTELTPIGTEKEEKITEKQRRYIFVLVRNYADLTKYTPEEARDILTAIYCCENHLLPFSLSDCSQERASDFIEFLLRYTEEWKR